The Mesorhizobium sp. NBSH29 genome has a segment encoding these proteins:
- a CDS encoding gamma-glutamylcyclotransferase translates to MGDFWVFGYGSLIWRPGFAHVETKRAHLRGYRRALCVISHVHRGTEKRPGLVMGLDRGGSCVGLAFRVPGDLRGEVLDYLRARELVTHVYLERHLPVRLDDGQVVEALCYTVDRTHPQYAGRLQEGEAAAIISGAVGQSGGNEEYVANTVAHLRALGIRDHWLERVVALAGPVRA, encoded by the coding sequence ATGGGCGATTTTTGGGTGTTTGGCTATGGTTCGCTGATTTGGCGACCGGGTTTTGCCCACGTCGAGACCAAGCGGGCGCATTTGCGCGGCTATCGGCGCGCGCTGTGCGTGATCTCGCATGTTCATCGCGGTACCGAGAAACGGCCGGGATTGGTCATGGGGCTTGATCGTGGCGGCTCGTGCGTCGGGCTTGCCTTTCGCGTGCCAGGTGATCTGCGCGGCGAGGTGCTGGATTATCTCAGGGCGCGTGAACTGGTCACCCATGTCTATCTGGAGCGTCATCTGCCGGTGCGCCTTGATGACGGGCAGGTAGTGGAAGCCTTGTGTTACACGGTCGATCGGACGCATCCGCAATATGCCGGCAGGCTTCAGGAGGGGGAGGCTGCGGCGATCATCTCGGGCGCGGTCGGTCAATCGGGGGGCAATGAGGAATATGTCGCCAACACGGTGGCGCATCTCAGGGCGCTCGGCATCCGCGATCATTGGCTCGAGCGGGTGGTGGCGCTGGCTGGGCCGGTCAGGGCCTGA
- a CDS encoding DUF2125 domain-containing protein: protein MTPADTKAAPSTSRRFMYLAAFILLLIAGYSAGWYYLAGKLTERTKAVVAALNHDGVTAECGNMTVRGYPFRLGVYCDTIAYHGAGENDLFATLGGLRTAAQVYDPLKIVAEVNGPLRTRIPGKTQIWLDWDNLRGSARIARPLPQRISLEASGLSAQTDPDDGDPVMLFSAGKAEAHLRPSGADVDVAGSFSELQIDADTVGGRTLPVLAGTFDGTLANGVALVQARQKSLRGQSGTVRDLGISLDADTGISVSGTFTVAEDGLLDADLKIAMRNPKGFANALAVAAPEFASQINSGIAGLAFLGGAPELPLKIVKGRAVLGFIPLGAIPPLL from the coding sequence ATGACGCCCGCTGACACGAAAGCCGCCCCCTCCACCAGCCGCCGCTTCATGTACCTTGCGGCGTTCATCCTGCTGTTGATCGCAGGCTATAGCGCCGGATGGTACTACCTTGCCGGCAAGCTGACCGAACGCACCAAGGCCGTGGTGGCGGCGCTGAACCATGACGGCGTGACCGCAGAATGCGGAAACATGACTGTGCGCGGTTACCCCTTTCGGCTTGGCGTCTATTGCGACACGATCGCCTATCACGGCGCCGGCGAGAATGATCTGTTCGCCACACTGGGCGGCCTGCGCACCGCAGCCCAGGTCTACGACCCGCTGAAAATCGTCGCCGAGGTGAACGGCCCGCTACGCACCCGTATTCCCGGCAAAACCCAGATCTGGCTCGACTGGGACAATCTGCGCGGCAGTGCGCGCATTGCAAGGCCGCTGCCGCAACGCATCTCGCTCGAGGCCAGCGGCCTGTCGGCGCAGACAGACCCTGATGATGGCGACCCCGTGATGCTGTTCAGTGCAGGCAAGGCTGAGGCTCATCTGCGGCCGAGCGGCGCCGATGTCGATGTCGCCGGCAGCTTTTCGGAGTTGCAGATCGATGCCGACACCGTAGGCGGCCGCACGCTGCCTGTGCTTGCCGGCACGTTTGACGGCACACTCGCCAATGGCGTTGCGCTTGTTCAGGCCCGTCAAAAAAGCCTGCGCGGCCAGTCAGGCACTGTGCGCGACCTTGGCATCTCGCTTGACGCTGATACGGGGATTAGCGTCTCAGGAACATTTACAGTGGCCGAAGATGGCCTGCTCGACGCAGACCTGAAGATTGCCATGCGCAACCCTAAGGGCTTTGCCAATGCGTTGGCTGTTGCGGCCCCCGAATTTGCAAGCCAAATCAATTCGGGCATCGCTGGGCTGGCTTTTCTGGGTGGCGCGCCGGAACTGCCGCTCAAGATCGTCAAGGGTCGCGCCGTACTGGGCTTTATCCCGCTTGGCGCAATCCCGCCGCTCCTATGA
- a CDS encoding prephenate/arogenate dehydrogenase family protein, with the protein MPDPLFHKIALIGIGLIGSSLARVIRREGLAGEIIVSTRSAETLARAEELGLGDRYFSRADEAVRDADLVIVSVPVGSSGSVAQEIAPALKKGCIVTDVGSTKRSVIAQMQPALPDHVHFIPGHPLAGTERSGPDAGFAELFENRWCIFTPLPGTDAGALEKLSEFWRRCGSNIEIMDADHHDMVLAIVSHLPHIIAYNIVGTADDLEAVTKSEVIKYSASGFRDFTRLAASDPTMWRDVCLHNKDAILEMLARFSEDLASLQRAIRWEDGDKLFEMFSRTRAVRRSIIEAGQEIDVPDFGRQVVEHPAGGKS; encoded by the coding sequence ATGCCTGATCCCCTGTTTCACAAAATCGCGCTGATCGGCATAGGCCTCATAGGCTCGTCGCTCGCCCGTGTCATCAGGCGCGAGGGACTTGCCGGTGAGATCATCGTTTCGACCCGTAGCGCCGAGACGCTTGCGCGGGCCGAGGAGCTGGGACTTGGCGACCGTTATTTTTCGCGTGCTGATGAGGCTGTGCGCGACGCTGATCTGGTGATTGTTTCGGTTCCCGTCGGCTCATCGGGGTCCGTGGCGCAAGAAATTGCACCGGCCCTGAAAAAAGGTTGCATCGTCACCGATGTCGGCTCCACCAAGCGTTCGGTCATCGCACAGATGCAGCCGGCGCTGCCCGATCATGTCCATTTTATCCCTGGCCATCCGCTCGCAGGCACCGAGCGGTCTGGACCAGATGCCGGGTTCGCGGAGCTGTTTGAAAACCGCTGGTGCATCTTCACGCCGCTGCCAGGCACCGATGCTGGCGCGCTGGAAAAGCTCTCCGAGTTCTGGCGGCGTTGCGGCTCCAATATCGAGATAATGGACGCCGACCACCACGACATGGTGCTGGCCATCGTCTCGCATCTGCCGCACATTATCGCCTACAATATTGTCGGCACAGCCGATGATCTCGAGGCTGTGACAAAATCCGAAGTGATCAAGTATTCCGCGTCGGGCTTTCGCGACTTCACGCGCCTGGCGGCCTCCGATCCCACCATGTGGCGCGACGTGTGCCTGCACAACAAGGATGCGATCCTCGAAATGCTGGCGCGGTTTTCCGAGGATCTCGCTTCGTTGCAGCGCGCGATCCGCTGGGAGGATGGTGACAAGCTGTTCGAGATGTTCAGCCGCACGCGGGCCGTGCGGCGCTCGATCATCGAGGCCGGTCAGGAAATCGATGTTCCCGATTTTGGCCGCCAGGTGGTGGAACACCCGGCCGGCGGCAAGTCATAG